A DNA window from Ipomoea triloba cultivar NCNSP0323 chromosome 10, ASM357664v1 contains the following coding sequences:
- the LOC116033022 gene encoding secoisolariciresinol dehydrogenase-like produces MASILARRLEGKVALITGAASGIGEKAARLFSRHGAKVVIADIQDDLGQKVCDELDTASSATFVRCDVTKESDVENAVNAAISKFGKLDIMYNNAGIAGLYRPNILDDEKSNFERVVSVNLVGAFLGTKHAARVMIPNRRGSIITTASVCAVIGGMGSHAYTSSKHGVLGLMRNTAIDLGRYGVRVNCVSPHVVATTPMAKGFIDMMGEVEMGKVYSAFKVEELTAEDVAATALFLASDESRYLNGENIVVDGGFTIVNPNLCSYK; encoded by the exons ATGGCCTCAATCCTTGCAAGAAG GCTAGAAGGAAAAGTTGCGCTGATCACCGGCGCTGCTAGCGGCATTGGCGAGAAGGCAGCGAGGTTGTTTTCCCGACATGGAGCTAAGGTGGTGATAGCGGACATTCAAGATGATTTAGGGCAAAAAGTTTGTGACGAATTGGACACCGCATCGTCAGCTACCTTTGTCCGATGCGATGTGACAAAGGAATCTGACGTTGAAAACGCCGTCAACGCCGCCATTTCAAAATTCGGCAAGCTCGACATCATGTACAACAACGCCGGAATCGCGGGACTGTACCGACCCAACATCCTGGACGACGAGAAATCCAACTTCGAGCGCGTCGTTAGCGTAAACCTCGTTGGCGCGTTTCTCGGAACCAAACACGCTGCGCGCGTGATGATCCCGAACCGACGTGGCAGCATAATAACCACCGCGAGCGTGTGCGCCGTGATCGGCGGCATGGGGTCGCACGCATACACGAGCTCGAAGCACGGCGTGCTGGGGCTTATGAGGAACACGGCGATTGATCTGGGGCGGTATGGGGTTCGAGTGAACTGCGTGTCGCCACACGTGGTGGCGACGACGCCAATGGCGAAGGGTTTCATTGACATGATGGGTGAGGTTGAAATGGGGAAGGTTTATTCCGCGTTCAAAGTGGAGGAGCTAACGGCGGAGGATGTGGCGGCAACAGCTCTTTTCTTGGCGAGTGATGAATCGAGGTATTTGAATGGAGAAAACATTGTTGTTGATGGGGGATTTACGATTGTCAATCCAAATTTATGTAGTTACAAATAA